From one Caldithrix abyssi DSM 13497 genomic stretch:
- a CDS encoding metallophosphoesterase: MRGMLFFLIVIGIFVGITFLVRYMARKANRKIWQSSLIDRLAFFYPYGVLLAIGLILASSSAGRRHLMMEISTTLAFVLFVLSMALLLALPLTFIIYFVYRAVFAAQQKSKKQKQAFSVERRATLKWMTGAVPLLFLGASARGFAGAFNQVQTPQIELHFKNLPRALIDFKILHLSDLHLGYYFNLDDLEQLVATLSGQTFDLVVITGDCADDIKQLPEALQLIDQIPATHRKFFSLGNHEYFRGLPQILKIIDRSPVELLRNRSVTLNHRGTLLRLTGIDDPVFMGRDISDFLQKAIQAGTANASPLPFNILLSHRPQALDFAPPFGIDLVLAGHTHGGQLGFNRRSLFENWNIHKYLWGPYQNGATQLYTSAGVGHWFPFRLGCPPEAPIIILKNDPDVNI; this comes from the coding sequence ATGCGCGGCATGTTATTTTTCTTAATCGTTATCGGCATTTTTGTAGGTATTACTTTTTTAGTGCGCTACATGGCCAGAAAAGCCAACCGAAAAATATGGCAAAGTTCCCTAATAGATCGCCTGGCTTTTTTTTACCCCTATGGCGTACTGCTGGCAATCGGCTTAATACTGGCCAGCAGCAGCGCCGGCCGCCGCCATTTAATGATGGAAATTTCCACCACGCTGGCTTTTGTCCTCTTTGTCCTCAGCATGGCGCTTTTACTGGCCCTGCCTCTTACGTTTATAATCTATTTTGTTTACAGAGCAGTTTTTGCGGCTCAACAAAAATCTAAAAAGCAGAAACAAGCTTTTTCCGTTGAAAGACGTGCCACTTTAAAATGGATGACCGGCGCCGTCCCCCTGCTGTTTTTAGGCGCTTCGGCCAGAGGCTTTGCCGGCGCCTTCAACCAGGTACAAACCCCGCAGATTGAATTGCATTTTAAAAATTTACCGCGCGCCTTAATCGACTTTAAAATTTTACATTTAAGCGATCTGCACCTGGGATATTATTTTAATCTGGACGACCTTGAGCAACTGGTTGCCACGCTCTCGGGCCAAACATTTGATCTGGTGGTGATTACAGGAGACTGCGCCGATGATATTAAACAATTGCCCGAAGCGTTGCAGCTGATTGACCAGATTCCCGCCACCCATCGCAAATTCTTTTCGCTGGGCAATCATGAATATTTTCGCGGCCTGCCGCAAATCCTTAAAATTATTGACCGGAGTCCAGTAGAATTGTTACGCAACCGATCGGTAACGCTTAATCACCGCGGAACGCTTTTGCGCTTAACCGGCATTGACGACCCCGTGTTTATGGGACGCGACATCTCCGATTTTTTACAAAAGGCCATTCAGGCAGGAACAGCCAACGCCTCGCCTTTGCCTTTTAATATTCTGCTTTCACATCGTCCGCAGGCGCTCGACTTTGCGCCGCCGTTTGGCATTGACCTGGTTCTGGCCGGGCATACCCATGGCGGCCAGCTTGGTTTTAATAGGCGCAGCCTCTTTGAAAACTGGAATATCCACAAATATTTATGGGGCCCTTACCAGAACGGAGCAACTCAGCTTTACACATCGGCCGGCGTGGGACACTGGTTTCCCTTCCGCCTGGGATGTCCGCCTGAAGCGCCGATCATTATTTTAAAAAACGATCCCGATGTGAATATTTAA
- a CDS encoding potassium channel family protein — MHKDSIYLNFIFVAVSLILLLLLGVVGYSWIEGWSWLDALYQTVITFSTVGFQEVAPLSRNGRMFTILLIFLGLVIIALLSGSITTWFVSSQILAKRKILKMKQKIAALKDHVIICGGGETAKTLIREFQQAKKPFVVIEHKPEIVSELQEFFPNLLIIEGDATKDEFLEEARIETAHGLITTMPVDADNLFIVVSARSLNPNLIIVSRAVDPHTESKLYKAGANYVIVPNVVEGLRMASVLLRPTLVSFLEVMMSNNDLALRLEEVALPESSALVNKPLSDARIPQRTGLIVIALKRAKDSQWIFNPVSSTLLHKNDRLIVLGDEERIKKLHALLKE; from the coding sequence ATGCATAAAGACAGCATCTATTTGAATTTTATTTTTGTGGCGGTCAGCCTGATTCTTCTGCTTCTTCTTGGCGTTGTCGGCTATAGCTGGATCGAAGGCTGGTCGTGGCTCGACGCCCTGTACCAGACGGTGATCACTTTTTCTACCGTTGGCTTTCAGGAGGTTGCGCCCCTGAGCCGCAACGGAAGAATGTTTACTATTTTATTGATTTTCCTGGGGTTGGTTATCATTGCCCTGCTGTCGGGCAGCATTACAACCTGGTTTGTTTCTTCGCAAATTTTAGCAAAAAGGAAGATTTTAAAAATGAAGCAAAAAATAGCGGCATTAAAAGATCATGTCATAATATGCGGGGGCGGCGAAACGGCCAAAACCCTGATCCGCGAATTTCAGCAGGCTAAAAAACCGTTTGTGGTCATTGAGCATAAGCCAGAAATTGTCTCGGAACTGCAAGAGTTTTTTCCGAATTTGTTGATTATCGAAGGCGACGCCACAAAGGATGAGTTTTTAGAAGAAGCCAGGATCGAAACCGCCCATGGCTTAATTACCACCATGCCGGTTGACGCGGACAATTTATTTATTGTGGTCTCCGCCCGTAGTTTGAATCCCAATTTAATCATCGTGTCGCGCGCGGTAGATCCGCATACCGAAAGCAAACTTTACAAAGCCGGAGCCAACTACGTGATCGTGCCCAACGTCGTGGAGGGCCTGCGCATGGCTTCGGTGTTGCTGCGCCCTACCCTGGTGAGTTTTCTGGAAGTGATGATGTCCAATAACGATCTGGCGCTGCGCCTGGAAGAGGTTGCTCTGCCGGAAAGCTCCGCGCTGGTAAACAAGCCGTTGAGCGATGCCCGCATTCCGCAGCGTACGGGCTTAATCGTCATCGCCCTTAAGCGCGCTAAAGATTCGCAGTGGATATTCAATCCGGTTTCTTCAACCTTGCTGCACAAAAATGATCGGTTGATCGTGCTCGGCGACGAAGAGCGCATCAAAAAACTACACGCATTGCTTAAGGAGTAG
- a CDS encoding YkgJ family cysteine cluster protein has translation MADDFPIIEKTFAFRCTQCADCCTGDQTVFLNLFDLYKMAQYLQLNHTALLFSKKIVALKKDTQNDVYRPVIRFKSRPFKFCPFLINEWGENGKITGWCRLHPRHKPLVCSLAPVGVRFDAAEDSLQFLLVPPTDRCPGLKEAPVQILEEYLAPYQQEIAFQNLFFKVLECVKSNGWSAAQFQHNLYAFSLQKPFAETLEDILRVHCGTDRIS, from the coding sequence TTGGCTGATGATTTCCCGATCATCGAAAAAACATTTGCCTTTCGCTGTACGCAGTGTGCGGACTGCTGTACGGGCGACCAAACCGTGTTTTTGAATCTTTTCGATCTTTACAAAATGGCGCAATATTTGCAATTGAATCACACTGCGCTGCTTTTTTCAAAAAAAATCGTCGCCTTAAAAAAAGACACGCAAAACGATGTTTACAGACCGGTCATTCGCTTTAAAAGCAGGCCGTTTAAATTTTGCCCGTTTCTGATTAATGAATGGGGGGAGAACGGAAAGATAACCGGCTGGTGCCGGCTCCACCCGCGCCATAAACCGCTGGTGTGTTCCCTGGCGCCGGTGGGGGTACGTTTTGACGCCGCAGAGGACAGTCTGCAATTTTTGTTGGTCCCGCCAACCGACCGCTGCCCCGGTTTAAAGGAAGCGCCGGTTCAAATTCTTGAGGAGTACCTGGCCCCTTATCAGCAGGAAATTGCCTTTCAAAATCTTTTTTTTAAAGTTCTGGAATGCGTCAAATCTAACGGCTGGTCTGCCGCCCAATTTCAACACAACCTTTACGCCTTTTCGCTGCAAAAGCCGTTCGCAGAAACGTTGGAAGATATCTTACGCGTTCATTGCGGAACGGACAGAATTTCCTGA
- a CDS encoding murein hydrolase activator EnvC family protein, whose translation MRFRLAISCKFNSIARVYFILWLIFGFIHFNLSVLHAQVGIDGSLNKNRNLLKELESQIDELRQKILATQKKKSSLAIQIQLLEHEMALISRSRGILEQEIRLLQSRISESENKLRETNQQLEDLQALYAARAVYAYKYGRIKNIELLLSSRSLNQAMVRLKHLRQIARHDENLIRTIRNKKKQIEQIKRSLEKSLQQKDIALKSLEEKTRQFVARKKEKQRLLSRIKRNQANYQQLLTRKNRERASLLDLIAALEKERLKQEKQTPDRASPKKSGVVFKFKNFEKARGKLPWPVKGKVISHFGKKRDPVLKTYIKNTDIEIKAKPGSPVRCVFPGVVRVIQYLPGYGNLVIVDHGKGYYSVYSHLAEIYVYWDSPVEQNQIIGKVSDSGYNGSPSLGFGIYSHNKIHNPEHWLE comes from the coding sequence ATGCGATTTCGGTTGGCTATTTCTTGTAAATTTAATTCCATCGCTCGAGTTTATTTTATATTATGGTTGATTTTTGGCTTCATCCATTTTAACCTGTCTGTGCTACACGCACAGGTAGGCATTGATGGCAGCCTTAACAAAAATCGAAACCTGTTAAAGGAACTTGAATCTCAGATTGACGAACTGCGTCAAAAGATCCTTGCCACCCAAAAGAAGAAAAGCAGCCTGGCCATTCAAATTCAACTACTGGAACACGAAATGGCGCTCATCAGCCGCAGTAGAGGAATCCTTGAGCAGGAAATCCGTCTTTTACAAAGCAGAATCTCTGAATCCGAAAACAAGCTGCGTGAAACCAATCAACAGCTGGAAGATTTGCAAGCCCTTTACGCCGCCCGCGCCGTGTACGCTTATAAATATGGACGTATTAAAAATATTGAACTTTTGTTAAGTTCGCGCTCTCTGAATCAGGCCATGGTTCGTCTTAAACATTTGCGGCAAATTGCCCGTCACGACGAAAACCTGATTCGTACCATTCGCAATAAAAAAAAGCAAATAGAACAGATAAAAAGGTCGCTGGAAAAATCGCTGCAGCAAAAGGATATTGCCTTAAAATCGCTTGAAGAAAAAACCAGGCAATTTGTTGCCCGCAAAAAAGAAAAACAACGGCTGTTAAGCAGGATAAAGCGTAATCAGGCGAATTATCAGCAATTATTAACACGCAAAAACCGCGAGCGCGCCAGCTTGCTGGATTTGATCGCCGCGCTCGAAAAGGAACGACTTAAACAGGAAAAGCAAACTCCAGACCGCGCGTCCCCAAAAAAGTCCGGGGTAGTATTTAAGTTTAAAAATTTCGAAAAAGCCAGAGGGAAACTTCCCTGGCCGGTTAAAGGAAAGGTGATTTCGCATTTTGGTAAAAAGCGCGACCCTGTTTTAAAAACCTACATCAAAAACACGGATATTGAAATCAAGGCAAAGCCCGGCTCGCCCGTGCGCTGTGTTTTCCCGGGGGTGGTGCGCGTCATCCAGTATTTGCCCGGTTATGGGAACCTGGTTATTGTAGACCATGGCAAGGGCTATTATTCCGTTTATTCTCATCTTGCCGAAATCTACGTTTACTGGGATTCTCCCGTGGAACAAAATCAGATTATCGGTAAAGTCAGCGATTCTGGTTACAACGGTTCGCCCAGCCTGGGCTTTGGCATTTACAGCCATAATAAAATTCACAATCCTGAACACTGGTTAGAATAA
- a CDS encoding cysteine desulfurase family protein encodes MKRIYLDNAATTPMVSEVIEAMHEWNTRFFGNPSSVHHFGQIARARLEECRDIIADFLGVPSKKFFFTSGGTEGNNWILKSVAAQLTSEKKHILISALEHASVFETARFLKKQGADIDFIEPDGEGLITVDQIQKVLRKDTAFISIMYVNNETGIINPVKEIADFCKKNNIQFHCDAVQALGKVDFELQEMDVDFLTVSAHKIHGPKAVGAVYIKEPALLEPFLHGGQQEAGTRAGTENVSGIIGFARAAQWIASRRSQRDKVKQLQSYFEERLKELFKKVVVIGGDAPRTPFISQVAFPGVDNQNLLMRLDLNGIAVSVGSACSSGTLKPSRVLQKMHLADDVVRSALRFSFSYLNKMEEIETTLENLKILIS; translated from the coding sequence ATGAAGCGCATTTATTTAGACAACGCCGCCACCACGCCAATGGTCTCTGAAGTCATAGAAGCCATGCATGAATGGAATACCCGCTTTTTCGGAAATCCAAGCAGCGTCCATCACTTTGGACAGATCGCCCGGGCGCGGCTGGAAGAGTGCCGGGACATCATCGCTGATTTTCTGGGCGTTCCTTCAAAAAAGTTCTTTTTTACCAGCGGCGGTACAGAAGGCAATAACTGGATTCTGAAAAGCGTGGCCGCGCAATTAACATCCGAAAAAAAACACATTCTGATTTCTGCCCTGGAACATGCGTCTGTTTTCGAAACGGCGCGCTTCCTGAAAAAACAGGGAGCAGATATTGATTTTATTGAACCGGATGGAGAAGGCCTTATCACCGTAGATCAAATCCAGAAAGTTCTTCGCAAAGACACGGCCTTTATTTCCATAATGTACGTCAACAACGAAACGGGGATTATTAATCCTGTTAAAGAAATCGCTGACTTCTGCAAAAAAAACAACATTCAATTTCACTGCGATGCCGTACAGGCGCTGGGTAAAGTCGATTTTGAGTTGCAAGAAATGGATGTTGATTTTTTGACCGTTTCCGCCCATAAAATCCACGGGCCTAAGGCGGTGGGCGCTGTTTACATAAAAGAACCGGCCTTGTTAGAACCTTTTTTACACGGCGGACAACAGGAAGCGGGAACTCGCGCTGGTACGGAAAATGTATCCGGAATTATCGGTTTTGCCCGGGCGGCGCAGTGGATTGCCAGCCGCCGCAGTCAACGTGACAAAGTTAAACAACTCCAGAGCTATTTTGAGGAACGATTGAAAGAACTGTTTAAAAAGGTTGTGGTGATCGGAGGTGACGCGCCGCGAACGCCGTTTATCTCACAGGTGGCCTTTCCCGGAGTCGACAATCAAAATTTACTAATGCGCCTGGATTTAAACGGAATTGCCGTTTCCGTCGGCTCTGCCTGCAGCAGCGGAACTTTAAAGCCTTCGCGTGTGTTACAGAAAATGCATTTAGCGGATGATGTGGTGCGCTCAGCGCTTCGTTTTAGCTTTTCTTATCTAAACAAAATGGAAGAAATTGAAACTACTTTAGAGAACTTGAAAATATTAATAAGTTGA
- a CDS encoding DMT family transporter: protein MRSTKLIAILVVVLLSIIWSSTWLAIKIGLESLPPFLSAGWRFLIAFVPLFIYSIKMDHPIPRDLKTHLFFLWFSVINFTGGYALVYWGEQYINSGLASVLFAVMPFYVALFSIKLLPSEDITLKKMLGILTGFLGVVIIFHDQLNITHPYGIYGMIAVLISPAFSALGTIVGKKARAKFHPVTLNTFPILYAALTLFLLHLATESGQTATYDLNAILSLLYLALLGTALAFVLYFWLLKTTSAVLMSLITFVTPPLALFWGWLIRDEQISWQLIAGMVIIFAGIGLVSKASEK, encoded by the coding sequence ATGCGTTCAACAAAACTTATTGCCATTCTGGTGGTTGTTCTTCTTTCCATTATCTGGAGTTCCACCTGGCTGGCCATAAAAATCGGCCTGGAATCGCTACCGCCTTTTTTATCGGCCGGCTGGCGTTTTTTAATCGCTTTTGTCCCCTTGTTTATTTATTCCATTAAAATGGACCATCCGATTCCGCGGGATTTAAAAACCCATCTCTTTTTTCTGTGGTTTAGCGTAATCAACTTTACCGGCGGCTATGCGCTGGTTTACTGGGGCGAACAATACATTAATTCCGGATTGGCTTCGGTTTTATTTGCCGTAATGCCTTTTTATGTAGCTCTGTTTTCCATTAAACTTCTGCCTTCGGAGGACATCACCTTAAAAAAGATGCTGGGGATTTTAACCGGTTTTTTGGGCGTTGTCATCATTTTTCATGACCAGCTTAATATCACGCATCCCTATGGAATCTACGGCATGATAGCGGTTCTTATCAGCCCCGCTTTTTCGGCGCTGGGCACTATTGTGGGGAAAAAAGCCCGGGCAAAATTCCACCCGGTAACTTTGAACACCTTTCCCATATTGTACGCAGCGCTTACCCTCTTTTTATTGCATCTGGCCACCGAGTCGGGACAAACGGCAACCTACGATTTAAATGCCATTCTTTCTTTGCTTTACCTTGCCTTACTGGGCACGGCATTGGCCTTTGTTCTCTATTTCTGGTTACTCAAAACGACTTCTGCCGTGTTGATGTCTTTAATAACCTTTGTAACGCCGCCCCTGGCTTTGTTCTGGGGCTGGCTCATTCGCGACGAACAGATATCCTGGCAGTTAATCGCTGGTATGGTTATAATTTTTGCAGGGATTGGTCTGGTGAGTAAGGCCTCCGAGAAATAA
- a CDS encoding amino acid permease translates to MDFKIDFAKILDRLKAQRPNRPQKLGVFGGVFTPDVLTILGVIMYLRLGWVVGNAGLLGAVVIILLSKTITTCTALSMSSITTNIKIGAGGAYSIIAKSLGLEAGGSIGIPFYISQMLSVALYIVGFTEGWLRIFPTHNPILISTLTWLVLLGIISVSTHFAIKTQYLILGIIGLSLLSFFLTPTPTQNSVPLIGNFEDGNFWYVFSVFFPAATGIMAGANLSGDLKNPRKAIPLGTLSAIGVTMLIYLALAYTAAHHIPAEELRTNQMVMVDHARWGFLVLMGILAATFSSALGSLLGAPRILQALAEHKTVPFHKFFAKKSQTNEPLNAFIFTAILVELALLMGELNALASLITMFFLITYGMINLVVFIQQKMRIISFRPTFKVPSFVPFIGAVGSVFVMFLINPVFSAVAISAIVVLYGWLGKRGLRAEWGDIRGGMFLMLAERAAQIAQRFPRDQVSWKPDLLLPIDDPRVWSGPLLFIKNVVNPAGSIFAFTVTPHDVKATGEELKKLFEPFERQQALVHTTAIQDDDFLHGALLVIQTLKAYSIRPNTLFLTLGNHKEKDAVIETLSRYAREHELGLLILRQHPRIAFGLQQNINLWLRDQSPNWHLAILISLQLQLNWGGKLNLITATEDPAKKQQLLHFLEKLSDRARLPSMTEYYVLEGKFKEALAQAPTADINIFGLADHLPFDFMRQAPELVNASCLFVRDSGLENAMV, encoded by the coding sequence ATGGATTTTAAGATAGATTTTGCAAAGATTCTGGACAGACTAAAAGCGCAACGGCCAAACAGGCCGCAAAAGCTGGGCGTTTTTGGCGGCGTTTTCACCCCGGATGTTTTGACCATCCTGGGTGTAATTATGTACCTGCGATTGGGATGGGTGGTTGGTAATGCCGGGCTTTTAGGCGCAGTGGTCATTATTTTACTTTCCAAAACCATTACCACCTGTACCGCGCTGTCCATGTCTTCCATCACCACCAACATTAAAATCGGCGCCGGCGGCGCATATTCCATCATTGCCAAATCGCTGGGCCTGGAAGCGGGCGGCAGCATTGGCATTCCGTTTTACATTTCGCAGATGCTCTCGGTGGCGCTGTACATCGTTGGTTTTACAGAGGGCTGGCTGCGCATCTTTCCCACGCACAATCCAATTTTAATTTCTACTCTCACCTGGCTCGTTTTGCTGGGGATCATTTCGGTCAGTACGCATTTTGCCATTAAAACCCAGTATTTAATTCTGGGTATTATCGGCCTTTCGTTGCTTTCGTTTTTTTTAACGCCAACGCCAACGCAAAACAGCGTGCCTTTAATTGGCAATTTTGAAGATGGAAATTTCTGGTATGTTTTTTCGGTCTTCTTTCCGGCTGCAACGGGCATTATGGCCGGCGCCAACCTTTCCGGGGATTTGAAAAATCCGCGCAAGGCCATACCGCTGGGCACGTTAAGCGCTATTGGCGTAACCATGCTGATCTATCTGGCGCTGGCCTACACGGCGGCCCACCATATACCGGCTGAAGAGCTGCGCACCAATCAAATGGTAATGGTCGATCATGCGCGCTGGGGCTTTCTGGTGTTGATGGGAATTCTGGCGGCCACCTTTTCTTCGGCGCTTGGCAGCCTGCTGGGCGCGCCGCGTATTTTGCAGGCCCTGGCCGAGCATAAAACCGTTCCGTTTCACAAATTCTTCGCCAAAAAAAGCCAAACCAATGAACCGCTGAACGCCTTTATTTTTACCGCCATTTTAGTTGAACTGGCGCTTTTAATGGGCGAATTAAACGCCCTGGCCTCTTTAATCACCATGTTCTTTTTGATTACCTATGGCATGATCAATCTGGTGGTTTTCATTCAACAAAAAATGCGCATCATTAGCTTTCGGCCCACCTTTAAAGTTCCTTCATTTGTGCCCTTCATCGGCGCGGTGGGCAGTGTATTTGTCATGTTTTTGATTAATCCCGTTTTCAGCGCGGTAGCTATCAGCGCCATTGTGGTTCTTTACGGCTGGCTGGGCAAACGGGGCTTACGCGCCGAGTGGGGCGACATCAGAGGCGGCATGTTTTTGATGCTGGCCGAGCGAGCGGCGCAAATTGCCCAGCGCTTTCCGCGGGATCAGGTTTCCTGGAAGCCAGATCTGCTCCTGCCCATTGACGATCCCAGAGTATGGTCCGGGCCGTTGTTGTTTATTAAAAATGTGGTCAATCCGGCGGGTAGTATTTTTGCGTTTACCGTTACGCCCCACGATGTTAAAGCTACGGGGGAAGAATTAAAAAAATTATTCGAGCCCTTTGAGCGTCAGCAGGCGCTGGTTCATACCACGGCCATTCAGGACGACGATTTTTTACACGGCGCGTTACTGGTCATTCAAACCCTTAAGGCCTACTCCATCCGCCCGAATACGTTGTTTTTAACGCTGGGCAACCATAAAGAAAAAGATGCGGTAATAGAAACACTTTCACGTTATGCGCGTGAACACGAACTCGGATTGCTGATCTTGCGTCAGCATCCGCGCATTGCTTTTGGCCTGCAGCAAAACATCAATCTCTGGCTGCGCGACCAGAGCCCCAACTGGCATCTGGCGATCTTGATTTCGCTGCAATTGCAATTGAACTGGGGCGGAAAGTTGAATTTAATTACCGCCACGGAAGACCCCGCCAAAAAACAGCAACTGCTCCATTTTCTGGAAAAATTGTCCGACCGGGCGCGCCTGCCTTCCATGACTGAGTATTACGTGCTGGAAGGCAAATTCAAAGAGGCGCTGGCCCAGGCGCCAACGGCTGATATCAACATTTTTGGTCTGGCCGACCATCTGCCGTTCGATTTTATGCGCCAGGCGCCAGAGCTGGTTAATGCTTCGTGCCTTTTTGTGCGCGACTCCGGCCTGGAAAATGCCATGGTTTAA
- a CDS encoding Na+/H+ antiporter NhaC family protein yields the protein MRFFRIFLILFLILNLNLLFGQSPTLENKKVVYLSHLKYDLILSLAGADSSSLSEIYLETANTRVPLNAKLDSATQKIILPAVSFPQSGHYRLVAKNLNWQTELKVIPNWLSILPPFVAIVFAMLFRQVIISLFFGIWLGVTFLFDYNPFSGFLNTLTEYIGKAPTDPERMAILIFSLALGGMVGVISRSGGTMGIVHSLRRFASNRRKGQLATWLMGVLIFFDDYANTLIVGNTMRPLTDRLKISREKLSYLVDSTAAPVATMAIISTWIGYQLSLMNDSFQTLNLDLNAYIVFIKTIPYNFYPIFSLMFGFFIAFFNRDLFSMYRAEKRCVTKGTVLREGAVPLADLENSELKPKEGVPLRWYNALIPILVVIITTLSGLWFTGYYNASAQGLLSENMSGLRYVSLVVGSADSFSVLMWASFSGGIVAIVLALVQRILNLDQTLQAWVGGVKAMVMAAIILTLAWAIGNICTDLQTANYVIYLTRDFLSPHLIPVIAFISAGIIALSTGTSWGTMAILIPIVIPMAYQLPKLDPTISPLLQDHIFLSSIASILAGATFGDHCSPISDTTIMSSMATGADHVDHVRTQLPYALISALISLIAGYLLIGYGASPWLSLFIGLILIILIIRFLGKKVE from the coding sequence ATGCGTTTTTTCCGTATTTTTTTGATTCTTTTTTTAATTTTGAATTTGAATCTGCTTTTCGGCCAATCCCCCACTCTGGAAAATAAAAAGGTTGTTTACCTCAGTCATTTAAAGTATGATTTGATTTTGAGCCTTGCAGGGGCAGATTCCTCCTCGCTTTCAGAAATTTATCTGGAAACGGCAAACACCCGTGTTCCGCTAAACGCCAAACTCGATTCTGCAACGCAAAAGATCATTTTGCCCGCTGTTTCCTTTCCGCAATCCGGTCATTACCGGCTGGTTGCTAAAAACTTAAACTGGCAAACGGAATTAAAAGTCATTCCCAACTGGCTTAGTATTTTGCCGCCTTTTGTGGCCATTGTTTTTGCCATGTTATTTCGACAGGTGATTATTTCTTTATTTTTTGGCATCTGGTTGGGCGTAACTTTTTTGTTTGACTACAATCCATTTAGCGGTTTTTTAAATACATTGACCGAATACATTGGCAAGGCGCCGACCGATCCGGAGCGGATGGCTATTTTGATCTTTAGCCTGGCGCTGGGCGGCATGGTGGGCGTAATCTCGCGTTCCGGCGGAACCATGGGCATTGTGCACAGCTTAAGGCGTTTTGCCTCTAACCGGCGCAAGGGACAGCTGGCCACCTGGCTGATGGGCGTGCTTATTTTTTTTGATGATTACGCCAATACGCTCATTGTTGGCAATACCATGCGCCCATTGACCGATCGCTTGAAAATCAGCCGCGAAAAGTTATCTTACCTGGTCGATTCGACCGCGGCGCCCGTGGCCACAATGGCCATCATTTCCACCTGGATCGGTTACCAGCTCAGTTTGATGAACGATTCGTTTCAAACGCTGAACCTGGATTTGAACGCTTACATTGTTTTCATTAAAACCATCCCTTACAATTTTTATCCCATTTTTAGCCTTATGTTTGGCTTTTTCATTGCTTTTTTTAACCGCGACCTGTTTTCCATGTACCGGGCAGAAAAACGATGCGTAACCAAAGGCACCGTTTTGCGGGAGGGGGCGGTTCCCCTGGCCGATCTTGAAAACAGCGAGCTGAAGCCCAAAGAGGGCGTGCCTTTGCGCTGGTACAATGCCCTTATTCCCATTCTGGTAGTCATCATAACCACCCTGTCAGGCCTGTGGTTTACCGGCTATTACAACGCCAGCGCCCAGGGGCTGCTCAGCGAAAACATGTCTGGCCTGCGTTATGTGAGCCTGGTGGTTGGCAGCGCCGACTCCTTCTCTGTTTTGATGTGGGCTTCTTTTTCCGGCGGGATTGTGGCCATTGTCCTGGCACTTGTGCAGCGTATTTTGAATCTGGATCAAACGTTGCAGGCCTGGGTGGGCGGAGTAAAAGCCATGGTGATGGCCGCCATTATTTTGACGCTGGCCTGGGCCATTGGCAATATTTGCACCGATCTGCAAACGGCCAATTATGTCATCTATTTAACCAGAGATTTTCTTTCGCCTCATTTAATCCCGGTGATTGCTTTTATTTCCGCCGGCATTATTGCTCTTTCCACAGGAACTTCGTGGGGCACCATGGCCATTCTCATTCCGATTGTGATTCCCATGGCTTACCAGCTGCCTAAACTCGACCCCACCATCAGCCCTCTTTTGCAGGACCATATTTTTTTAAGTTCCATTGCCTCCATTCTGGCGGGCGCAACCTTTGGCGATCATTGCTCTCCCATTTCCGACACCACCATCATGTCTTCTATGGCTACCGGCGCGGATCATGTGGATCATGTACGCACCCAACTACCGTACGCCCTGATCAGCGCTTTGATCTCTTTGATTGCCGGTTATTTATTAATTGGCTATGGCGCCAGCCCGTGGTTGAGTTTGTTTATTGGTTTAATTTTAATAATTTTAATTATTCGATTTTTAGGAAAAAAGGTGGAATAG